From Nicotiana tabacum cultivar K326 chromosome 15, ASM71507v2, whole genome shotgun sequence, the proteins below share one genomic window:
- the LOC107763895 gene encoding rho GDP-dissociation inhibitor 1-like, with protein sequence MSAVVEPISPNKALVINDSNLKMIRRNDAFDEQEEEEANECKKSPLNEEDGGANSVNFENEQLEKENKDDQSLRKEQLLGNVDGFAVEENQDPEVQKPRLYIICPGRSDIELSEPFISSPKACLFTLKEGSRYKLKFSFTVSNNAVSGLKYINTTWKSGVRVDKSQVLLGNFSPRKEPYVYELEEDVTPSGVFARGLYSARTQVIDDKERCYVDIKYYFEIQKQWRESS encoded by the exons ATGTCAGCTGTGGTTGAACCAATTTCACCAAACAAGGCCTTAGTCATTAATGATTCTAATTTGAAGATGATAAGGAGAAATGATGCATTTGATGagcaagaagaagaggaagcaaatGAGTGCAAGAAATCACCCTTGAATGAAGAGGATGGTGGAGCTAATTCTGTGAATTTTGAAAATGAACAattagagaaagaaaataaa GATGATCAAAGTTTGAGGAAGGAACAGCTTCTTGGGAATGTTGATGGCTTTGCAGTTGAAG AGAACCAAGATCCAGAGGTACAAAAACCAAGACTATACATAATTTGCCCAGGACGATCAGATATAGAACTTTCAGAGCCATTCATTTCCAGCCCTAAAGCTTGCCTCTTCACACTTAAGGAAGGAAGTCGCTATAAGctcaaattttcttttactgtttcAAACAACGCTGTCTCTGGTCTCAAATACATCAACACTACCTGGAAATCTGGTGTAAGAG TTGATAAATCTCAAGTGTTGCTGGGAAATTTTAGTCCTCGAAAAGAGCCATATGTATATGAATTAGAGGAAGATGTTACACCTTCTGGTGTCTTTGCAAGGGGCTTATATTCTGCAAGAACACAG GTTATAGATGATAAAGAAAGATGCTATGTGGATATCAAATACTACTTTGAAATTCAAAAGCAATGGCGTGAAAGCTCCTAA